In the Halorubrum ruber genome, GCGCGAGCGGGTCGCCGACGGCACGGTCGCGTACGACGCGTACCTCCGCGACGAGACCGGCGAGGTCGCGGCCGCCTACGATGCCGTCTGTACCCCTGACCCGTTCCTCTTCGGCCGCGAAGACGGCGCGTGGCGGCTGCGCTACCACGGGCGGCTCGACGACGCGCTCAACCCCGACGACGAGCCGACCGAGTTCTACGTCCGCGACGCAGTCGACGCCGTCCTCGCGGGCGAGGACGTCGAGATTCCGGACCGCCCCTCGCGCGGCTGTTCAATCAAGTGGCCCGACGCCTGAGGCTCGGGGACCGTCGCCGGACGCGGCGGGTGGTCTCGGATCGGGGTTCCGCCGGAGACGGGTTAACAAGCGTCCGGGCCGAACGGGTGGTATGGGAATGAAAGGCGACGAGCCGGACCTCCACGAGATCGATCGCTACGACAGCGGCGTCGGCTGGATCGCGTACCCCGACGAGATGATGGAGCGCGCGAGCCACGCGTTCGCGGTCGAGAACGAGGAGACGGACGCGGACGACGTGTGGGTGGTCGACCCGGTCGACGCGCCCGGCGTCGACGACTTACTCGCCGAGCTCGGCGACGTCGCGGGCGTCGTGGTCGGGCTCGACCGCCACGTGCGCGACAGCGGCGAGCTCGCCACGCGCCACAACGCCCCGGTGTACGTCCCCGAATGGATGACCGGCGTCGCCGAGGAGCTGGATCCGGACGTCGACGTCGAGCGGTTCGGCGCGCGGCTCGCGGACACCGGCTTCGAGGCGATCCGGATCCGCGACTCCTCGCTGCCGCCGTGGCAGGAGGTCGGGCTCTTCGACGGGGAGACGCTGATCGTTCCCGAGTCGCTCGGCAACGCCTCGTACTTCCGCGGCGACCGCGAGCGCCTCGGCGTTCACCCCATGTTACGACTCACGCCGCCGACGGCCGCGCTCTCCGGGCTCGACCCCGAGCGCATCCTCGTCGGTCACGGGGTTGGGGTCCACGAGCGCGCAGCGGTCGCCCTCGAGGACGCGCTCTCCGACTCGCGGCGCAAGGCGCCGAGACTGTACGCGAAGACGCTCAAGTCGGCGCTCCCGTTCTGAGCGCGGTCAGGAACGCTGCGGTGCCGGGCGACCCGTGCGTGACCTTTTGCCAATGCGTCCCGTAGCGGCTCCCGACCAGTGATCTACGTCACCCGCGATCTGTTGACGGTGCTGCGCGAGCGCGCCGCGAGCGAGGACCCCGACGAGGCGAACCTTCGCCTCTCGGCGACGCCCGCCGGCGAGTTCGAGACCAATCTCGGCCTCGACCCGGAGACACCGGTGGTGACCCACTTCACGCTCCCGTCTGTGGGGGAGTCCGTCAGCTCCGTGTTCGGCGTCGACCTCGGCACGCCGGCGGGCGAGGGCGGTGCGCGGTTCGTCTCGCACCCGGACGGGTTCCTCGGAATCTCGCGGACCGACGACCTCGCCGGCGTGGTGATCGTCGCCGTCCCGCCGTACGACGACGACTCGGTCGCCGCCTTCGACCGGGCCGGAGACGGGGTCGAGCTCGCCGTCGTCGACGCCGAGCCCCCGACCGAGTCCGTGCCGGAATGAGCGGGACGCGCCGAGAGCAGGGGTTTCAAGCCGTCGGAGGAAGTACCACGCCGTAATGGCAGCACGGCCACCCGGCGGCGGCGATACGAAGGAGCCGGAGGCGATCGAGTTCGGGATCGCCGCGCTCGACGCCCGGCTCGACGAGGCGGACGTGTCGTTTCCCGCGACGGCCGCGGAGCTACGGGACGCGCTCGGCGACCAAGAGGTGCCCTACGACGCGCAGGGACGCTCCATCGCGCTCGCGGACGCGCTCGACCGCGTGCCCAAGCGGGAGTTCGAAAACGAGACGGCGTTTCTCGACGCCTTATACCCGGTGTTCGACGAGGCGCGCCGCGAGGAGCGCGGCGTGATCGCCAGCCTCCGCGACGCGCTTCCGTTCTGAACGCCGCGCGCGACGCGGCCGACTGATCGAGAATCGGTTACGTCGACTCCGCGAGCTCGCTCGGCTCCTCCTCCGAGTCGCCGGTGTCGTACCGCTCGATGACGTCGTTGATCAGGACGACGTCGCCGACCGCGCGGACCCAGCGGTACGGGACGACGACGCCGGTCGAGCCGTCCACCTCTCCGGCGAACAGCTCGTGGTTGAGTTCAGCGAGCGCGAGGCCGGTCACGGAGCGCGCGTCCAAGTCGAGCTGGATGTCTTCGATCTCACCGACGAAAACGCCGTTGCTCGAGTACACCTCGCGACCGACGAGCGCCGTGATCTCTTCGGGGGCTGCGTTCATACACGATACGGACACGAGCGCGCCTAATAAGCGTTCGTTGTCGAACGACGCGCGTCCGACGCCGGCGGGTTCCCGGTACCCGGGACCGGGTCACCCTCGCGGCGCGATCACTTCGATCGGATGCCTCGGGGCGGCGTCGAGCAGGGCGTCGAGCTGCTCGGTACAGGACGTGCCGGGGGCGACGACCGTGCGGTCGGTGTCGCCGAACTGCTCGCGCAGCGGCTCGCCGACGTCCACGCTCAGCTCGTAGTAGTCCGTCTTGTAGCCGAACGAGCCGGCCATCCCGCAACACTCCGTGTCGGAGACGCGCACGTCGTAGCCGAGCCGCTCGAAGGTCGCGGTCGCGTACTCGCCCACCTCGACCGTTCGGGCCTGGCAGTGCGGGTGGTACGCGATCCGTTTCCCGGACGCGACCGGCCCGGTCCCCTCGCTCGGCGCGCGCAGCCCCGCCGGATCGGCGCCGTTCTCCAGTAGACCGAAGACGTACTCCATCGCGTCGTAGCTCGCGTCCGCGAGCCGCTCGGACGACTCGCTCGGCAGGAACCGCTCGTACTCGCGGCGGAACGTCGCGAGGTCGCTCGGCTCGATGACGACCACGTCGCGTCCGGCGTCGAGGTGCGGCGCCAGCCCGGCGTAGAGGTCCTCGGCCGCGGCCTCGGCGGTCGCGACCATCCCCTGTGACAGCGGCGGGCGGCCGCTCCCGGGGAGGTCCGGTACGCGAACGTGAACGCCGAGCGCCTCCAGGGCGCGCACGGTCGCCTTCCCGCGCTCGACGTCGACGTAGTTCGTCGCGGTGTCCGGGTAGACGACGGCCTCGCGGGTCGCCTCGTCGGCCGGGACCGCGGGGCCCCCGCGGGCGTCGAACCACTCGACGAGCGACTCGCGCGCGAACTCGGGGAGGTCGCGCCGGCGGTCGATCCCGGCCACCCGCTCGGCGAGCGCGCGCACCGGACCGGCGTTCGCGAGGCGGTTGGCGACCGGCGCCGTCTTGTGCCCCCACTCCGCGAGCGTCGCGTAGTTGCCGACCAGCCGGGTGCCGAGGTCGAGTCCGCCGGGCTCCTCGTCCGGCACCAGCTCCTCGAACGCCCAGTCGAGCTGGCTCGGGTCGGCCTCGCCGCGGTTGATCCGGTCGCGGACCGCGGTGTTGATCCACGGAATGTCGATGCCGACCGGACAGGCGGGCACGCAGCGCGAGCAGCCGGTACAGAGGTCGTTGAACTCGGCCGCGACGTCGAGCCCCTCGATGCCGGCCTCCCACCCTGTCGCGATCCCGCCGGAGTACGTCTCGCCGCCGAACGCGTGGCCGCCGACGCTCTGGAAATTCCCGCAGGCGTTCGAGCAGGCCGAACAGCGGATGCAGTACAGCGTCTCCTTCAGCGTCTCGTCGTCGCGCATCGCCAGCCGGCCGTTGTCGATGAGGACGAGGTGGAAGTCGCGGTCGGCGTCGGAGCCGTCGGCGAGCGGTTCCTGATCGCTTCCGAAGTCTGGCACCGGCGAGTCGACTGGCGGCGTCAGCGTCGAGATGTAGGAGGTCACGTCCTGACCCGTCCCCGACCGGCCGATCAGCTCGACGAACGGAGAGAACTCCTCGACGGTCGGGACGAGCTTCTCGACGCCCGCGACCGCGACGTGCGTGTCGGTCGCGGTCACCGTCTTCCGGGCGTTCCCCTCGCTGGTGACGAGGAGCATGGTGCCCGAGTCCGCGGCGATGAAGTTCGCGCCGGTCATCCCGAGATCGGCGTCCTCGATCAGCTCGCCGAGCCGCTCGCGGGCGAACATCGTGAGCTCCTCGGCGGTCTCGGGCGGGTCGTCCGGGTCGAACCGCTCGGCGAACAGCTCCGCGATCGCCTCGCGCGACTTGTGGATCGCCGGCGCGACGATGTGCGAGGGCTCCTCGTCCGCTAACTGGAGTACCCACTCGCCGAGGTCGGTCTCGACGACGTCGACGTCGTCCGCGGCGAGCGCGTCGTTCACTTCGATCTCCTCGGAGGTCATCGACTTCGATTTCACCGCGCGCTCGGCGCCACGCTCGGCCGCGATCTCGCGGATGTATCGGTTCGCGTCGGCCGCGTCGTCGGCGAGGTACACCGTGCCTCCGTTGGCCTCCACCGTCTCCCTCACCTCGTCGATGAGATCGGGGAGCCGCTCGATCGCGTCCTCCTTGATGGCGCGCGCCTCGTCTTTCAGCGCCTCGTAGCCGTCGAGGCGGCCGGTCGACTCGTAGCGCCCCGCGTTGAACCCGCGGGTGTTCTCGGCGACCGCGTCGCCCTCGGTCGCCAGCAGCTCGCGGATCCGCTCGGCCTTCGCCTCGCGGTCGGGGTCGCTCGCCTCCGGCCCCTCACCGGCGCCGCGCTCGGCGTCGCTGCTCATCGTTCGGCCTCCGCGTCGGGGGTGTCGTTCGGTCCGTCCGCCGCGTCGTCGTCGCGCAGCAGGACCACGTGGACCTCCTTCGGTCCGTGCGCGCCGTGGACGAGGCCGCCCATGTCCGCGGTGGCGCTCGGACCGGTCGCGAACACCACGTCGACCGACTCGTCGCGCGCCCGCGGCCCGAGCCAGTCGAAGGCGTCGGGCATGTCGGGGACGATGTCGGCCTCCCGGAGGACGACGACGTGACGGTCGATGAAGAGGCTCACCGGCTCCGTGCCGGCCGGGTCCGCCTCCAGCGCGACGCTCCCGTACTCGGCGACGCCGAGCGACGCGGCGGTGACGCCGGTGTGAGCCGCGCGCAGGTCGGCGGTCGTCGGCTCCGTCTCGACTCGGTCCGGGAGCGTCGCGGGCGAGTCGGCGAGCCCCTCGGGCCCCGAGCGACCGAGCGGCACGCCGACCACGGGCTCGCCCGCGGCCGCCTCGACCATGGTCGCGCACTCCTCAGGCGGGCCCGTAGCGACCGCGACGCCGAGGTCGTCGAGCCGCCGGGTGAACGTCGACGCGTCTGCGAGTGACATGGTCGTGCCTTCGCCGGCCAGTATATGGGTTTTGCGACGGCTCCCGGGCGGCGACAGCGCGCCCGGCACGCGGCGGGCGAGACCGCCGCGCGGGCGATCGAATTCTCGGGACGCGCAGACGGCAGGAAGTTTTTCACGGTTCGACTGCGAGGGGTTCGCATGGCGACAAACACCCCGGGTCCCGACCCGGCGGACGGCGGGGACTTCGACTACACCGGCGGCGCGGTGGAGCGACCGGATCTCGTCGACGCGCTCGATCGCCGCGTCGCGGGCGACGTGCGGTTCGACGACTACTCCAAGCGGCTGTACGCGACCGACGCCTCGGCGTACGAGGTCACCCCGATCGGGGTCGTGATCCCGGAGTCGACCGCGGACGTCGCGGCCGTCCACGAGCACTGCTTCGAGGAGGGGATCCCCGTCCTCCCGCGCGGCGGCGGCACCTCGCTGGCCGGGCAGACCGTCAACGAGGCGGTCGTCCTCGACCTGACCGGCGAGATGGACGGCGTGCTCTCGACCGATCCCGACGCCGAGCGGGCCCGCGTTCAGGCGGGCGCGTACGTCGGCGACCTCAACGCCGCGGTCGAGGGCGACGGGCTGAAGTTCGCGCCCGACCCTGCGTGGCGCGACAAGTCCGCGGTCGGCGGCGCGATCGGCAACAACTCCACCGGCTCGCACTCCCTGAAGTACGGGAAGACTGACCACTACGTCGAGGAGCTGGAGGTCGTCCTCGCCGACGGCACCGTGACGACGTTCGGCGAGGTCGCGGTCGAGGAACTTCGGGAGTCCGCAGACCCGGACGCCGACGACCTGCTGCCCCGGATCCACGCCGAAGTCGTCCGTATCTTAGACGAGGAGGCCGACGAGATCGACGAGCGGTTCCCGGAGCTGAAGCGGAACGTCTCCGGCTACAACCTCGACCGCCTGCTCGCCGAGTACCGCGGCGAGTACGGCGAGGAAGGCGTCGTCAACCTCGGCCGCCTCATGGCCGGCAGCGAGGGGACGCTCGCGACGGTGACGGAGGCGACCGTCTCGCTCGTCGAGATCCCCGAGACGAAGGCGGTCGCGCTGCTCACCTACGACGACCTCCTCGACGCGATGGAGGACGTGGCGGCGTGTCTCGAACACGACCCCGCCGCGGTCGAGGTGATGGACGACGTCCTGTTAGGGCTCGCCGCCGACACGCCGGAGTTCGAGGACGTCGTCGGAATGTTGCCCGACGGCACCGACTCCGTCCTCCTCGTCGAGTTCTACGCGGAGAACGACGCGGAGGGGAAACAGAAGGTCGCGGACCTGATCGCGGACCGAGTGGGCGGGGAGGAGAGTTCGGCAGCGGCCCGCGTCGACACCGCGGCCGACCCGAGTGCGGGCGCCGCCGAGACGACGAGTCACCCTCGCCGGGCGGCCCACGCGATGGAGGCGCACGACCCGGAGCAGCGCGACCGCTTCTGGAAGATGCGCAAGGCGGGCCTCCCGATTCTCCTCTCGCGAACCACCGACGAGAAGCACATCTCCTTCATCGAGGACTGCGCCATCCCGCCGGAACACCTCCCCGAGTACACCCGCGAGTTCCAGCAGATCCTCGAGGACAACGACACGTTCGCCACCTTCTACGCGCACGCCGGTCCCGGCGTACTCCACGTCCGCCCGCTGATCAACACGAAGGACGTCGACGACGTCGACGCGATGCTCGACATCGCCGACCGCGTCACCGACGCGGTGGTCCGGCTCGGCGGGTCGGTGTCCGGCGAACACGGCGACGGCCGCGCGCGCACCCAGTGGAACCGGAAGCTGTACGGCGACGACCTCTGGGAGTCGTTCCGCGAGCTGAAGACCGCGTTCGACCCCGACTGGCTGCTCAATCCCGGGAACGTCTGCGGCGACTTCGACATGCGCGAGAACCTCCGGTTCGACGCGGAGTACGAGTACGACGCCGGCTTCGACCCCGCGATGGAGTGGGCGGTCGACAACGGGATGCAGGGGATGGTCGAGCTCTGTCACGGCTGCGGCGGCTGCCGCGGCCCGCAGGAGACGACCGGCGGCGTGATGTGTCCGACCTACCGCGCGGCGGAGGAGGAGATCCAGGCGACCCGCGGCCGGGCGAACATGCTTCGCGGGGCCATCTCCGGCGAGCTCCCCGACGACCCGACCGACGACGAGTTCGTCACCGAGGTGATGGACCTGTGCGTCGGCTGTAAGGGCTGTAAGGTGGACTGCCCGAGCGGCGTCGACATGGCGAAGCTGAAGGCCGAGGTCGAGCACGCCCACCACGAGGAGCACGGGGTCGACCTCCGGACGCGGCTGCTCGGCCGCTTCGAGTCGCTCGCGCCGCTCGCCTCGAAGCTCGCCCCGCTCTCGAACCTCCCGAACAAGATTCCCGGGAGTGGTCTCATCGCGGAGAAGGCGCTCGGGATCGCGAAAGAGCGGGACCTCCCCACGTTCCGCTCGGAGACGCTCGTCGACTGGTTCGAGGCGCGCGGCGGCGCGGGCGTCCCGCGCGAGGAGGCCGCCCGCGAGGTCCTGCTGTTCCCCGACGTGTACACGACCTACACGAACCCCGGCGCGGGGAAGGCCGCTGTACGCGTCTTAGAGGCCGCCGACTGCCACGTTCGGATTCCGGACGTTGACGGCAGCGGGCGCCCGCCCCACTCGAAGGGGATGTTGGACGTGTCGCGTGCGACCGCCAAATCCGCCGTGGAGACGCTCGCCC is a window encoding:
- a CDS encoding LUD domain-containing protein is translated as MSSDAERGAGEGPEASDPDREAKAERIRELLATEGDAVAENTRGFNAGRYESTGRLDGYEALKDEARAIKEDAIERLPDLIDEVRETVEANGGTVYLADDAADANRYIREIAAERGAERAVKSKSMTSEEIEVNDALAADDVDVVETDLGEWVLQLADEEPSHIVAPAIHKSREAIAELFAERFDPDDPPETAEELTMFARERLGELIEDADLGMTGANFIAADSGTMLLVTSEGNARKTVTATDTHVAVAGVEKLVPTVEEFSPFVELIGRSGTGQDVTSYISTLTPPVDSPVPDFGSDQEPLADGSDADRDFHLVLIDNGRLAMRDDETLKETLYCIRCSACSNACGNFQSVGGHAFGGETYSGGIATGWEAGIEGLDVAAEFNDLCTGCSRCVPACPVGIDIPWINTAVRDRINRGEADPSQLDWAFEELVPDEEPGGLDLGTRLVGNYATLAEWGHKTAPVANRLANAGPVRALAERVAGIDRRRDLPEFARESLVEWFDARGGPAVPADEATREAVVYPDTATNYVDVERGKATVRALEALGVHVRVPDLPGSGRPPLSQGMVATAEAAAEDLYAGLAPHLDAGRDVVVIEPSDLATFRREYERFLPSESSERLADASYDAMEYVFGLLENGADPAGLRAPSEGTGPVASGKRIAYHPHCQARTVEVGEYATATFERLGYDVRVSDTECCGMAGSFGYKTDYYELSVDVGEPLREQFGDTDRTVVAPGTSCTEQLDALLDAAPRHPIEVIAPRG
- a CDS encoding thioredoxin family protein, which translates into the protein MVQMESDSELDRGDAAPDFELPGADGETYALNDFETDALLVVFTCNHCPYAKAKIDLLNELAAEYDDLAVVGINPNDADAYPEDSFEAMRERVADGTVAYDAYLRDETGEVAAAYDAVCTPDPFLFGREDGAWRLRYHGRLDDALNPDDEPTEFYVRDAVDAVLAGEDVEIPDRPSRGCSIKWPDA
- a CDS encoding PRC-barrel domain-containing protein, which codes for MNAAPEEITALVGREVYSSNGVFVGEIEDIQLDLDARSVTGLALAELNHELFAGEVDGSTGVVVPYRWVRAVGDVVLINDVIERYDTGDSEEEPSELAEST
- a CDS encoding FAD-binding and (Fe-S)-binding domain-containing protein, whose translation is MATNTPGPDPADGGDFDYTGGAVERPDLVDALDRRVAGDVRFDDYSKRLYATDASAYEVTPIGVVIPESTADVAAVHEHCFEEGIPVLPRGGGTSLAGQTVNEAVVLDLTGEMDGVLSTDPDAERARVQAGAYVGDLNAAVEGDGLKFAPDPAWRDKSAVGGAIGNNSTGSHSLKYGKTDHYVEELEVVLADGTVTTFGEVAVEELRESADPDADDLLPRIHAEVVRILDEEADEIDERFPELKRNVSGYNLDRLLAEYRGEYGEEGVVNLGRLMAGSEGTLATVTEATVSLVEIPETKAVALLTYDDLLDAMEDVAACLEHDPAAVEVMDDVLLGLAADTPEFEDVVGMLPDGTDSVLLVEFYAENDAEGKQKVADLIADRVGGEESSAAARVDTAADPSAGAAETTSHPRRAAHAMEAHDPEQRDRFWKMRKAGLPILLSRTTDEKHISFIEDCAIPPEHLPEYTREFQQILEDNDTFATFYAHAGPGVLHVRPLINTKDVDDVDAMLDIADRVTDAVVRLGGSVSGEHGDGRARTQWNRKLYGDDLWESFRELKTAFDPDWLLNPGNVCGDFDMRENLRFDAEYEYDAGFDPAMEWAVDNGMQGMVELCHGCGGCRGPQETTGGVMCPTYRAAEEEIQATRGRANMLRGAISGELPDDPTDDEFVTEVMDLCVGCKGCKVDCPSGVDMAKLKAEVEHAHHEEHGVDLRTRLLGRFESLAPLASKLAPLSNLPNKIPGSGLIAEKALGIAKERDLPTFRSETLVDWFEARGGAGVPREEAAREVLLFPDVYTTYTNPGAGKAAVRVLEAADCHVRIPDVDGSGRPPHSKGMLDVSRATAKSAVETLAPDVRDGWDVVVVEPSDAVMLQSDYHDLLDGDASDVPDADVAAVSESAYGVMEYVDAHRLDEDLALDASTESLTYHGHCHQKATKKDHHAVGVLRRAGYGVDPLDSSCCGMAGSFGYEAEHYSMSKAIGENLFEQVDASDGDALVAPGTSCRTQLEEGPGEVPEPTHPIEKLAAALA
- a CDS encoding LUD domain-containing protein, with protein sequence MSLADASTFTRRLDDLGVAVATGPPEECATMVEAAAGEPVVGVPLGRSGPEGLADSPATLPDRVETEPTTADLRAAHTGVTAASLGVAEYGSVALEADPAGTEPVSLFIDRHVVVLREADIVPDMPDAFDWLGPRARDESVDVVFATGPSATADMGGLVHGAHGPKEVHVVLLRDDDAADGPNDTPDAEAER